Proteins co-encoded in one Pedosphaera parvula Ellin514 genomic window:
- a CDS encoding ABC transporter permease: MLLLQLRNELWKLFGKKRTYIGFVILLLAQNGMLLFFRFSNFSRHITRMLEGNGFLAKDFISCLTVGIVMLYPLAILLLPLYVTLIGGDLVAKESEDGTLRMILSRPISRMRLLLVKWMAGGIFSLILVFTLGVMALLFAAPWFPWGGLFVYVPDQAFSVFDPGLGLQRYALAHLFLAIKAFTLMGLALMFSCFNIKPAAATILALSVLFASFAAQMVPFMKEYEHWLLTVQLSNVWFPILSSPIPWWKIGSALSILMGLNLTFLVVGCSVFQLRDIKS; the protein is encoded by the coding sequence ATGCTGCTCCTGCAACTGCGCAATGAACTGTGGAAGCTGTTTGGAAAAAAACGGACCTATATTGGTTTTGTTATTCTTTTACTTGCCCAGAATGGAATGCTGCTTTTCTTTAGATTTTCAAATTTTTCCAGGCACATCACCCGAATGCTGGAGGGCAACGGCTTTCTCGCCAAAGATTTTATTTCCTGCTTAACCGTTGGAATCGTCATGCTTTATCCACTAGCAATTCTACTCCTGCCACTTTACGTCACATTGATTGGAGGCGATCTGGTTGCCAAGGAATCCGAAGATGGAACCTTGCGGATGATTTTGTCACGGCCCATTTCCAGAATGCGTCTTCTGCTCGTGAAATGGATGGCCGGCGGTATATTTTCGCTTATCCTAGTTTTTACCTTGGGGGTGATGGCTCTTTTGTTTGCCGCCCCCTGGTTTCCGTGGGGAGGACTTTTTGTCTATGTGCCTGATCAAGCATTCAGCGTATTTGATCCTGGCTTGGGACTTCAACGCTATGCGCTGGCTCACCTTTTTCTTGCTATAAAAGCGTTCACCCTTATGGGGCTGGCGTTGATGTTCTCCTGCTTCAATATTAAACCGGCTGCCGCGACCATTCTCGCGCTGTCAGTCCTTTTCGCCAGCTTCGCGGCGCAAATGGTGCCTTTCATGAAGGAATATGAACACTGGCTCTTAACCGTTCAGCTCAGCAATGTTTGGTTTCCCATTCTTAGCTCGCCGATTCCGTGGTGGAAAATCGGGAGTGCTTTAAGCATTTTGATGGGCCTCAATCTCACATTTCTGGTGGTTGGATGCTCTGTTTTTCAACTCAGAGACATCAAATCGTAG
- a CDS encoding ABC transporter ATP-binding protein, translating to MIRLTGIRKVFGRHEAVKNLDLEVPAGEIFGLLGHNGAGKSTAIGMMLGQVWPTEGEVRVCGHDVTKHRQLALQKVGAIFETPVFYDYLSGWRNLEILTHYTAPTSPKRIREVIEWVGLSGREKSKVKTYSHGMRTRLALAQALLPKPELLILDEPSDGLDPEGIHEMRLTIQRLHKEMGLTILLSSHLLNEVEQLCSRIAVMNKGKKVFEGALSSISQTETWVRLRVNDFGAAVTLLRAEKLIVNHRDDGLITLSERTQTDRIVRCLVQNNISVFEISPQEQTLEDFYLSLMKSGASGNPGTEKVAITPASIDRQ from the coding sequence ATGATTCGACTTACTGGCATCCGAAAAGTATTTGGCCGGCATGAGGCGGTGAAAAACCTCGACCTCGAGGTTCCCGCAGGCGAAATCTTCGGACTGCTCGGACATAATGGGGCTGGGAAGAGCACCGCCATTGGAATGATGTTGGGCCAGGTTTGGCCGACTGAAGGGGAAGTCCGGGTTTGCGGACATGATGTGACCAAACATCGCCAACTCGCACTTCAAAAGGTGGGTGCGATTTTTGAAACACCTGTTTTCTACGATTACCTGAGCGGCTGGCGAAACCTGGAAATCCTGACGCATTACACAGCGCCCACCTCCCCGAAGCGCATCCGTGAGGTAATAGAATGGGTAGGGCTGAGCGGACGCGAGAAATCGAAGGTCAAAACGTATTCCCATGGCATGCGGACTCGATTAGCGCTGGCGCAGGCGCTACTTCCCAAACCGGAATTGCTCATTTTGGATGAGCCAAGCGATGGGCTTGACCCGGAGGGCATTCATGAGATGCGCCTAACCATTCAACGGCTTCACAAAGAGATGGGATTGACGATCTTACTTTCGTCTCACCTGCTCAATGAAGTCGAACAGCTGTGTTCCCGCATAGCAGTGATGAACAAGGGGAAGAAAGTTTTTGAAGGAGCTTTGTCCTCAATCAGCCAAACGGAGACTTGGGTAAGACTGCGGGTGAACGATTTTGGTGCCGCCGTAACACTATTGCGCGCTGAAAAGCTGATTGTGAACCACAGGGATGACGGCTTGATCACCCTTTCGGAGCGGACTCAGACTGACCGCATTGTTCGTTGTCTGGTGCAGAACAATATCTCGGTATTTGAAATTAGTCCCCAGGAACAGACGCTTGAGGATTTTTATTTATCACTCATGAAATCAGGTGCATCGGGAAATCCAGGCACGGAGAAAGTGGCAATCACGCCTGCTTCAATTGATCGGCAATAA
- a CDS encoding prepilin-type N-terminal cleavage/methylation domain-containing protein, which produces MKPLSNPRKPSSLGSGRLAFTLVELLVVLAIIAILASLLFPAIARTKESGRSAGCLSNLHQLGIALQLYVQDNENHLPKMYDWSTNLLLNTIGPSMVQVLSNYASSANVFRCPSDNQKLFEITGSSYSWNFLLNGEEAEHLEVFTNAYNPHQIPVFFDKDKFHIIRGQSKAVNYLYADGHIKNLLEVQGTK; this is translated from the coding sequence ATGAAGCCGCTTTCCAACCCACGCAAACCAAGCTCCCTCGGGTCGGGTCGTTTGGCCTTCACCCTGGTTGAATTGTTGGTTGTATTAGCCATCATTGCAATTTTGGCGTCCTTGCTATTTCCCGCAATAGCGCGCACGAAGGAGAGCGGGCGTTCGGCGGGTTGCCTCAGCAACCTGCATCAACTGGGAATCGCCTTGCAGCTGTACGTGCAAGACAATGAAAATCACCTTCCCAAGATGTATGATTGGTCCACTAATTTGCTGTTAAACACCATCGGGCCTTCCATGGTGCAGGTGCTCTCTAATTACGCCAGCTCGGCGAATGTTTTCCGATGCCCTTCAGACAATCAAAAGCTATTTGAAATAACCGGCTCCAGTTATTCCTGGAACTTTCTCCTAAATGGCGAGGAAGCTGAACATTTGGAGGTTTTTACCAATGCCTACAATCCTCATCAAATACCGGTGTTTTTTGACAAAGATAAATTTCACATTATTCGAGGCCAGAGCAAGGCGGTAAATTACCTGTATGCTGATGGCCACATCAAGAACCTCCTCGAAGTTCAGGGAACGAAATGA
- the lpxB gene encoding lipid-A-disaccharide synthase: protein MRILMCSGEVSGDRQAAHLARTLLLLNSSIRLYGCGGTQMESAGVDIKIKTAHLGYVGFQESFRFTRPLKNALDQIAKMIQEERPDMAVLIDSEHFNRSVAKLLTRHQIPFIYYFPPQVWLWGKWRARSVAKQSRMIIPAFSEEVDIYRAKGGRVQWCGHPLLDLVKPEKDHARIFVESGLNPTLQTIGILPGSRYQELEELGPSMLAAARQIKERHPKVQFILPLAAPHLLPALQRQIGEALMTEHVKIITSHVYTCLSRCDVVMLSSGTATLEAALLGVPMVVGYRVTPLTYLVARQIVSTKYVAMPNILLSERVIPELIQKDFSVKRLVAETLDIFENKSRAQMIRNRLRQIPSMLGTEGAIARAATLILNEASSTVALTCAHQGAQHASP from the coding sequence TTGCGAATACTGATGTGCTCTGGAGAAGTCTCCGGAGACCGGCAGGCTGCGCATCTTGCGCGTACATTGCTTCTCCTCAACAGCAGCATCAGGCTTTATGGGTGCGGCGGCACACAGATGGAAAGTGCCGGTGTTGATATAAAGATAAAGACGGCACATCTTGGTTACGTTGGTTTCCAGGAATCCTTCCGCTTCACCAGACCTCTGAAAAATGCCCTCGATCAAATAGCCAAAATGATCCAGGAGGAACGGCCGGATATGGCGGTTCTAATCGATAGCGAACATTTTAACCGTTCTGTTGCCAAACTGCTAACCCGGCATCAGATCCCTTTCATCTACTATTTCCCACCGCAAGTCTGGCTTTGGGGTAAATGGCGAGCTCGATCGGTGGCTAAACAGTCGAGGATGATCATCCCGGCGTTTTCAGAAGAGGTGGACATTTACCGTGCCAAAGGTGGTCGCGTTCAATGGTGCGGACATCCGCTGCTTGATTTGGTCAAGCCCGAGAAGGATCACGCCAGAATTTTTGTAGAATCGGGTTTGAATCCGACCTTACAAACGATCGGTATCCTGCCGGGCAGCCGATATCAGGAACTGGAAGAACTGGGACCGTCGATGCTGGCCGCTGCCCGTCAGATCAAGGAAAGGCATCCCAAAGTTCAATTTATTCTGCCGCTCGCCGCGCCTCATCTTCTACCGGCACTACAGAGGCAGATCGGTGAAGCATTAATGACGGAGCACGTCAAAATTATCACCTCCCACGTATATACCTGTCTGAGTCGCTGCGATGTAGTCATGCTCTCATCCGGCACCGCCACCTTGGAAGCGGCCTTGCTCGGAGTGCCAATGGTGGTTGGTTATCGCGTCACTCCGTTAACCTATTTGGTTGCAAGGCAGATTGTGAGCACGAAATATGTCGCCATGCCGAATATCCTTCTGAGTGAAAGAGTCATTCCTGAACTTATTCAGAAGGATTTTAGCGTTAAACGCCTGGTTGCCGAGACTCTGGATATTTTCGAGAATAAGTCTCGTGCCCAGATGATTCGAAACAGGCTTCGCCAGATTCCTTCCATGCTGGGGACCGAAGGCGCCATCGCCCGGGCGGCCACCCTGATTTTAAACGAGGCATCTTCGACCGTGGCGCTGACCTGCGCACATCAAGGAGCCCAACATGCCTCGCCCTGA